The genomic stretch AATATCTTGAAAATCACAACCTCAGAAACAACTTTTATCTTTACTAAAGTTGAAAACGAACCTATTTATCAACTGACATTTGAAGGTAAAAAACCTGACTTTAAAAATAAAAGAATTTCAGAATTCTACGCTCCTGAAACATTGATTGAAAAATTTGAAGAACATGATTGTGGAGATTTCCAAGGGTGAAAAACATGAATCAAATTCTTAAAACCCATATCCGGAAAACAGTTGATCTTCAAGAAATAGAATTGGAAAAAGCCTGTTCTTTTTTTGAAGAACAACGTTTCAAAAAACGTGAAATGATCATTAATGCGAATGATCAGGTAAACCATGTGTATTTCATTGTTTCCGGGCTTTTGAAACTTCTTTATACCGACAGTGATGCAAAAGAGCACATTATTTCATTTTCTATGGAAGATTGGTGGGAAAGTGATTATGCTGCATTTTATACCCAAACTAAAGCAACTCAATCATTACAATGCCTGGAAGACACTGTAGTTTTAAAACTTTCATTTGATAATTATCAACAAATGTTGACTGAAGTTCCTAAAATGACCGATTTCTTCCTGAAAAAAGCTATTGGAGGACATATTACCAGCCAAAGAAGAATACTTTCACTAATGACGATGAGTGCAAAGGAACGCTACGAACAGTTTCTGAAATACTACCCTTCCCTTTTGCAGAGAATACCAAAAATAGTCTTAGCTTCTTATCTTGGGGTTTCACGCGAAACACTGAGCCGCTTTTTTGAGTCA from Chryseobacterium indoltheticum encodes the following:
- a CDS encoding Crp/Fnr family transcriptional regulator, translating into MNQILKTHIRKTVDLQEIELEKACSFFEEQRFKKREMIINANDQVNHVYFIVSGLLKLLYTDSDAKEHIISFSMEDWWESDYAAFYTQTKATQSLQCLEDTVVLKLSFDNYQQMLTEVPKMTDFFLKKAIGGHITSQRRILSLMTMSAKERYEQFLKYYPSLLQRIPKIVLASYLGVSRETLSRFFESK